One segment of Terriglobia bacterium DNA contains the following:
- a CDS encoding ABC transporter permease: protein MSLLQDVRFAMRMMRKNPGFAAVAVLALALGIGANTTVFTIVNTILLKSLPSRDGHEIVHLGSINLTGRSKTTSVSYPDYRDWRSQTRSFQDVAAFTTGTMNVSDSGGVPERLSGAWLTTNAFRTIGLSPVLGRDFMSGEDQRGAQPVVILGYGIWQSRYGGNREILGKAIRINSVPAVVIGVMPQGMKFPFDAELWMPLLQTRDREARDFRDLAVFARLGKGISAQQAQIELNGIAGQLAQAYPKTNAGAGAQVMSFNERYNAGRMAMVLWIMMGAVGFVLMIACVNVANLLLSRAVYRSREISIRVALGAGRWRIIRQLLIESILLAFLGGALGLLLAIAGVQWFDVSLSLANIEGIPYWLDFSMDWKVFSYLCAVCFLTSIIFGLAPALKATKVNLVEALKEGGHGGDAGTGSRRWTSSLVVAQLTLTLILLSSAGMMIQDFLRSQDTYMGTDPDSVLTVRLGLPELKYTTPDDRIAFHEKLFQRLQATPGIAAVAITSHLPLDGSTSGTLQMEGQAVDDIEKLPRIPAIAISPDYFNTLGINLTRGRAFDAQDGAPGSEAVIVNERFVAEHWPSQDPLGKRIRLNPESNTPWLRVVGVVPQLNQQIEKDADFESIVYVPFRQSAARFVSIAMRTRVPPASLVQTVRRQVELEDPDLPLYRIRTMGKHLSLKLWPYRVFGALFGAFAVISLVLSAIGIYGVTSFSVNQRRREIGLRMALGADGKSVRWLVLRQGLRHLLAGLALGLVGAVALGRLLENLLVETSATDPVANLTGSLAVILITLIACMIPACRASRLDPLSALRTGA, encoded by the coding sequence ATGAGTCTGCTTCAGGACGTGCGTTTTGCGATGCGCATGATGCGGAAGAATCCCGGATTTGCCGCGGTGGCTGTTCTTGCCTTGGCCTTGGGGATTGGCGCCAACACCACGGTGTTTACCATCGTCAATACTATTCTTCTGAAGAGCCTGCCCTCTAGGGATGGCCACGAGATTGTCCATCTTGGGTCCATAAACCTCACCGGGAGATCAAAAACCACGTCCGTATCCTATCCCGATTACAGAGACTGGCGCAGTCAAACGAGGAGCTTCCAGGATGTGGCGGCTTTCACGACCGGAACCATGAATGTAAGCGACTCGGGCGGCGTCCCGGAACGCCTGAGTGGAGCCTGGCTCACGACCAATGCCTTCCGCACCATCGGGTTGAGTCCGGTCCTGGGACGCGATTTCATGTCCGGAGAAGACCAGCGCGGGGCCCAGCCGGTCGTGATTCTGGGTTATGGCATATGGCAAAGCCGCTATGGAGGAAACCGGGAAATTCTGGGGAAAGCGATCCGCATCAACTCCGTGCCGGCCGTGGTGATCGGCGTGATGCCGCAGGGTATGAAGTTCCCCTTCGACGCGGAGCTGTGGATGCCGTTGCTCCAGACCAGGGATCGCGAGGCCAGAGACTTCCGCGATCTTGCGGTTTTCGCCCGGTTGGGCAAGGGCATATCGGCGCAGCAGGCGCAAATTGAGCTGAATGGCATTGCCGGCCAGCTGGCGCAGGCATATCCCAAAACCAACGCCGGTGCCGGCGCGCAGGTAATGTCTTTCAATGAGCGCTACAACGCCGGGCGCATGGCAATGGTGCTTTGGATCATGATGGGCGCCGTCGGATTTGTGCTGATGATCGCCTGTGTGAATGTCGCTAATCTCCTGCTGTCGCGCGCCGTTTACCGGTCCCGCGAGATTTCCATCCGCGTGGCGCTGGGAGCCGGCCGTTGGCGCATCATCCGGCAATTGCTGATTGAGAGCATCCTGCTCGCGTTCCTGGGCGGCGCCCTGGGCCTGCTCCTGGCGATCGCCGGCGTGCAATGGTTCGATGTGTCCTTGTCGCTGGCCAATATCGAAGGGATCCCCTATTGGCTCGATTTTTCGATGGACTGGAAGGTCTTCAGCTATCTGTGCGCCGTATGTTTTCTAACCAGCATAATCTTCGGGTTGGCCCCTGCCTTGAAGGCGACGAAAGTGAATCTCGTTGAAGCGTTGAAGGAAGGCGGTCATGGCGGCGACGCGGGGACCGGATCGAGACGGTGGACCTCTTCTCTCGTGGTAGCCCAACTGACATTGACTCTGATCCTGCTGTCGTCGGCAGGCATGATGATCCAGGACTTCCTCAGATCCCAAGACACCTATATGGGAACTGACCCCGACAGTGTCCTGACCGTGCGCCTGGGATTGCCCGAGCTGAAATACACCACGCCCGACGACCGCATCGCCTTCCACGAGAAATTGTTTCAACGGCTGCAGGCCACGCCGGGAATAGCCGCCGTCGCCATCACATCCCATCTTCCCCTTGATGGATCCACTTCCGGGACGCTGCAGATGGAAGGGCAGGCCGTGGACGACATCGAGAAATTGCCCAGGATCCCCGCCATCGCCATCAGCCCGGATTACTTCAACACGCTGGGCATCAATCTCACGCGCGGCCGCGCCTTTGACGCGCAGGATGGCGCGCCGGGATCAGAGGCCGTAATCGTCAATGAGAGATTCGTGGCCGAGCACTGGCCCTCCCAGGATCCTTTGGGGAAACGGATCCGTTTGAATCCCGAGTCCAATACCCCCTGGCTGCGCGTGGTCGGCGTAGTTCCACAACTGAACCAGCAGATTGAAAAGGACGCGGACTTCGAAAGCATCGTCTATGTCCCTTTCCGCCAGTCGGCGGCAAGGTTCGTCAGCATTGCGATGCGCACCCGCGTCCCCCCCGCATCGCTTGTCCAAACCGTGAGGCGCCAGGTTGAATTGGAGGATCCCGACTTGCCTCTTTACCGGATCAGGACCATGGGAAAGCATCTCTCGCTGAAATTGTGGCCCTACCGGGTATTTGGCGCCTTGTTTGGCGCTTTCGCCGTTATATCCCTCGTGCTCTCGGCGATCGGGATCTATGGAGTGACCTCCTTTTCGGTCAACCAGCGGAGGCGGGAAATCGGTTTACGAATGGCCCTGGGAGCCGACGGAAAGAGTGTACGATGGCTGGTGCTGAGACAGGGCCTCAGGCATCTGCTGGCCGGCCTGGCTTTGGGCCTGGTCGGTGCGGTGGCGCTCGGTCGCCTTTTGGAAAACCTGCTGGTGGAAACGAGCGCAACCGACCCGGTTGCGAACTTGACGGGGAGTCTGGCCGTAATCCTGATCACGCTGATCGCCTGCATGATTCCGGCCTGCCGAGCCAGCCGCCTGGATCCTTTGTCCGCTCTGCGGACCGGGGCATAA
- a CDS encoding S1C family serine protease, which yields MRRVKAIAVVGVVVFSACCLMAQGGTQIAPPGNQIIERISPSAVLILAGNGDGQVAGLGSGVILRPDGVILTANHVIKGMRELQIRLKNGEVYDQVELIAADERRDVAALRIPAMGLPVLPMGNSSSIPVGAPVFAMSNGAGLPWTASSGILSATRMADEVPGAGNGYRLLQFTAPMSPGSSGGVLVDAEARILGIIIGSFSIGQNVNFAVPVENVAGLGNGSGGTKFESGARLQLPGAPAAFAAPSPSNPPKMAAAPKDLTLPPPEQRKIRTISVLSKTIYLRRERLQDDMTKTPLFQQLGLRFADYGQVADVAITVDRPVMTYDWTFSLVYQPRDLTLTSGMIEAVDEYDAGPKLASVIAEQLAAALMIPAEALDAAKPPAGGTSFTSRQTAVTPADILRTASTIFVESHTIWMKGNLLQDALYVRPEIRTWGMRIVDDRNGADIYIDITRPFLTYDWDYKMIHLKTGTVLGTGKVLAIDGPAAAQRLAIEIVNRIRTVRPPAPQKAP from the coding sequence ATGCGACGTGTGAAAGCGATTGCAGTCGTAGGCGTGGTGGTTTTTTCCGCTTGCTGCCTCATGGCGCAGGGTGGCACCCAAATTGCACCCCCCGGCAACCAGATCATCGAGCGCATTTCTCCTTCGGCTGTGCTGATTCTGGCAGGGAACGGTGACGGACAAGTGGCGGGACTCGGTTCGGGGGTCATCCTCCGGCCCGATGGAGTCATTCTCACGGCCAACCATGTTATCAAAGGCATGCGCGAGTTGCAGATCCGTCTGAAGAACGGGGAGGTTTATGACCAGGTGGAATTGATCGCAGCGGACGAACGTCGCGACGTTGCCGCACTGCGGATTCCCGCCATGGGGCTGCCGGTATTGCCCATGGGAAATTCCTCCAGCATACCGGTAGGCGCGCCGGTTTTCGCGATGTCGAACGGCGCCGGATTGCCCTGGACCGCTTCTTCCGGAATTCTGAGTGCGACACGAATGGCTGACGAAGTGCCGGGTGCGGGGAACGGATACAGACTCCTGCAGTTCACGGCGCCCATGTCGCCCGGTTCCAGCGGAGGCGTGTTGGTGGATGCGGAGGCCAGGATCCTGGGAATCATCATCGGATCATTCAGTATCGGCCAGAACGTCAACTTCGCCGTGCCGGTGGAGAACGTCGCGGGCCTGGGCAACGGATCCGGCGGAACGAAATTCGAATCAGGAGCGCGGCTGCAACTTCCTGGCGCGCCGGCAGCCTTTGCAGCGCCCTCTCCTTCCAATCCGCCGAAGATGGCGGCTGCCCCGAAGGACTTGACCCTGCCTCCACCGGAACAGCGCAAAATCCGCACGATATCCGTGCTCTCAAAAACCATCTACCTGCGCCGGGAACGCCTGCAGGATGACATGACGAAGACGCCACTGTTCCAGCAACTGGGTTTGCGCTTCGCCGACTATGGCCAGGTGGCCGATGTGGCGATAACCGTGGACAGGCCCGTCATGACGTACGACTGGACGTTTTCGTTGGTCTATCAACCACGGGATCTGACGTTGACCTCGGGAATGATCGAAGCCGTGGACGAATACGATGCCGGACCCAAGCTGGCCTCGGTGATTGCCGAACAGCTTGCCGCTGCGCTCATGATTCCGGCAGAGGCCCTGGATGCGGCCAAGCCCCCGGCGGGCGGAACCAGCTTCACTTCGCGTCAGACAGCGGTAACACCCGCGGACATATTGCGGACCGCGAGCACGATATTCGTGGAATCTCACACCATCTGGATGAAGGGGAACCTGCTGCAGGACGCACTCTATGTGCGTCCTGAAATTCGTACCTGGGGCATGAGGATCGTGGATGACCGCAACGGAGCCGACATCTATATCGATATCACCAGACCATTTCTGACTTATGACTGGGACTACAAGATGATCCACCTCAAGACGGGGACGGTGCTCGGGACAGGGAAAGTGCTCGCCATCGACGGCCCTGCCGCCGCCCAAAGGCTGGCAATTGAGATTGTGAATCGCATTCGCACCGTTCGCCCACCCGCACCGCAAAAGGCGCCATAG
- a CDS encoding PxKF domain-containing protein: MTATFSSAGAGGQVQSGVLSCTPPAGFTSETAGTVVNGTCTDAAGNTSIPTSVTVRIDRTPPAIVISSPAANGVYILGAVAASSYTCSDPLSGAVSYVGTVASGANFNTATPGANSFTVRAADRAGNTAQVTNVYFVNFVFSGFLSPLSATGTITAPSDSGSFNLGKVIPFKWQLTNAQGQFLGDLGTVKSIRAYFNGAGSLCTGGLSASFVQLWSPTGGAAGNSTFRFGSNQFIFNWDTSSSAPAGKGCYTVALELIDGSVTKATKLQVK; encoded by the coding sequence GTGACCGCAACTTTTTCGAGCGCCGGCGCCGGCGGTCAAGTCCAGAGCGGCGTTCTGAGCTGCACTCCACCGGCCGGTTTCACGAGCGAAACAGCCGGAACCGTTGTCAACGGCACCTGTACGGATGCCGCGGGCAACACGAGCATCCCGACCTCAGTAACGGTGAGAATCGACAGGACGCCGCCGGCAATCGTGATTTCTTCCCCCGCTGCCAATGGCGTGTACATCCTCGGGGCTGTGGCGGCTTCGAGCTACACCTGCTCGGACCCGCTTTCGGGTGCCGTCTCCTACGTTGGCACGGTTGCCAGCGGTGCAAATTTCAACACGGCGACGCCGGGGGCAAACTCGTTCACGGTCCGTGCCGCCGATCGGGCCGGCAATACGGCCCAGGTTACCAACGTCTACTTCGTGAATTTCGTGTTTTCGGGATTCCTCTCCCCCCTCAGCGCCACCGGGACGATCACCGCGCCTAGCGATTCCGGTTCGTTCAATCTCGGCAAAGTGATTCCGTTCAAGTGGCAGCTGACGAACGCCCAGGGACAGTTCCTGGGCGACCTGGGCACCGTCAAGTCGATCAGGGCCTATTTCAACGGTGCCGGCAGCCTATGCACGGGAGGGTTGAGCGCCTCATTTGTCCAGCTCTGGTCTCCAACCGGCGGAGCGGCCGGCAACAGCACGTTCCGGTTCGGCAGCAACCAGTTCATCTTCAACTGGGACACTTCGTCGAGCGCGCCGGCGGGGAAAGGGTGCTATACGGTTGCGCTGGAACTCATCGACGGCAGCGTGACCAAGGCGACCAAACTGCAAGTCAAATAA
- a CDS encoding DUF4351 domain-containing protein, with the protein MRILGREEGRHDDGASLDIRLLNRRVGTVTTAQKGAIRNLSLRKIRALVDSLLDFQSRADPARWRERHASWTPGSDLSATRRQSITRKQDPAGQGKELQLVFPIHKCYPARTQGGPFRCYTRCRLFWH; encoded by the coding sequence GTGCGCATTCTGGGAAGAGAGGAAGGTCGCCACGATGATGGGGCATCCCTGGACATTCGTCTGCTGAACCGGCGCGTGGGGACTGTTACGACTGCCCAGAAGGGAGCGATCCGGAACCTGAGCCTGAGGAAGATCCGAGCCCTCGTCGACTCTCTCCTCGACTTTCAATCCCGCGCCGACCCTGCCCGTTGGCGGGAGCGGCACGCATCCTGGACCCCCGGTTCTGATTTATCCGCAACACGCCGACAGAGCATTACCCGTAAGCAGGATCCTGCTGGGCAGGGAAAAGAATTGCAGCTCGTTTTTCCTATCCACAAGTGCTATCCTGCGCGGACGCAAGGAGGTCCATTCCGATGTTACACGCGCTGCCGTTTATTCTGGCATTGA